In Erigeron canadensis isolate Cc75 chromosome 1, C_canadensis_v1, whole genome shotgun sequence, a single window of DNA contains:
- the LOC122588022 gene encoding glutaminyl-peptide cyclotransferase-like has translation MRNVGTPKNPFSVLTLISVVAFACNTLGSDDVPIYSINVVNEFHHDPAAFTEGLLYAGNDTLFESTGLNGHSSVRKVNLQTAKIEALHEMDDTYFGEGLTLLGERLYQLTWLSNTGFIYDRHNLSKFEMFSHHMKDSWGLATDGKVLFGSDGSSSLYQINPQTMEVIAEKVIKYKDHEVYNLNELEYINNEVWANIWESDCIARILPTDGNVTGWILLQKLSKGLMDAGYNIDVLNGIAWDADNTRIFVTGKLWPKLYEIKLHPRRKPLTSSIEKLCLRGPADPARE, from the exons ATGAGAAATGTAGGAACTCCAAAGAATCCGTTTTCAGTTTTGACACTGATTTCTGTCGTTGCTTTTGCGTGTAACACTCTTGGATCAGATGATGTTCCAATTTACTCCATAAACGTTGTCAATGAGTTCCATCATGATCCGGCTGCTTTCACTGAG GGACTTTTATATGCTGGCAACGATACTCTATTCGAGTCAACGGGACTTAATGGACAT TCATCAGTTCGGAAAGTGAATCTGCAGACAGCAAAG ATTGAAGCCCTGCATGAAATGGATGATACTTATTTTGGGGAGGGTTTAACTCTTTTGGGTGAGAG GTTGTATCAACTAACTTGGTTGAGTAATACAGGTTTCATATACGATCGACATAACTTAAGCAAA TTTGAGATGTTTAGTCATCATATGAAAGACAGCTGGGGACTTGCAACTGATGGGAAAGTGTTGTTTGGAAGTGATGGATCCTCCTCTTTATATCAAATTAACCCTCAAACAATGGAAG TTATTGCAGAGAAGGTTATCAAATATAAAGACCATGAAGTATATAATCTCAATGAACTAGAGTACATAAACAATGAAGTTTGGGCAAACATTTGGGAA AGTGACTGCATAGCTAGAATCTTACCAACAGATGGAAATGTGACAGGATGGATTCTCCTTCAGAAATTAAG CAAGGGATTGATGGATGCTGGTTATAAT ATAGATGTCTTGAACGGAATAGCTTGGGATGCAGATAACACAAGAATATTTG TGACCGGAAAACTCTGGCCAAAGCTATATGAGATTAAGCTGCATCCTCGTAGGAAACCTTTGACTTCTTCCATTGAAAAACTATGCTTGCGAGGTCCAGCCGATCCTGCTAGGgagtaa
- the LOC122588037 gene encoding 40S ribosomal protein S10-1-like has protein sequence MFIEGVCFTKKNYNLAKHPEIDVPNLQLIKLMQSFKSKEYVKETFAWMHYYWFLTNDGIELLRTYLNLPSDIVSATLKKSAKPLRGSPRFDGDRPRFGNRDGYRGGTRGPPGEFDGEKGGAPADYQPAFTGGPPRFDGDRPRFGDRDGYRGGLRGPPGEFGGEKRGALADYQPAFNRISSF, from the exons atgtttatagaGGGGGTatgttttacaaaaaaaaattacaacttggcaAAACACCCAGAAATAGATGTCCCAAATTTGCAATTAATTAAGCTCATGCAAAGCTTTAAGTCAAAGGAATATGTCAAAGAAACATTTGCATGGATGCATTACTATTGGTTTCTTACTAATGATGGCATTGAGCTTTTGAGAACTTATTTGAACCTTCCTTCTGACATTGTCTCTGCTACTCTTAAGAAGTCTGCTAAGCCCCTCcg TGGCTCGCCGAGATTTGATGGAGATAGGCCGAGGTTTGGTAATAGGGATGGATATAGAGGTGGGACGAGAGGGCCTCCCGGTGAATTTGATGGCGAAAAGGGTGGTGCTCCTGCTGATTACCAGCCTGCTTTCACAGG TGGCCCACCGAGATTTGATGGAGATAGGCCGAGGTTTGGTGATAGGGATGGATATAGAGGTGGGCTGAGAGGACCTCCCGGTGAATTTGGTGGCGAAAAGCGCGGTGCTCTGGCTGATTACCAGCCTGCTTTTAACAGGATAAGTTCTTTTTAA